The Cicer arietinum cultivar CDC Frontier isolate Library 1 chromosome 1, Cicar.CDCFrontier_v2.0, whole genome shotgun sequence genome contains the following window.
tgcaactataatgcaaaaggtgattaaagcaaggagtagtgggattaaatttgaggtatactatactttgtttgctgtgtgatttttatctttttttagggtttagggcatgtacttactatatgagtttattaggttggctggaacgagagtggtcagccagttgaccccaacagctccatgtttgtaagctacattggggctgttgttcgtcaaaatgtcccaataacaatagacaactggagagataaggcgttgaaggatgccaaagatatcatctggaatgacattcaagtaaatattttgatctactcttttgtcatttataattttttttctgtaaaatacattacttataattgttttcattgcagaccacttttgttcttgatgaggaacgaaagtcatatgttttgagagttgctgggaaaatccatcgtggatttagatcccatctctcaaatttctatctaaaagatagagaaggaaacacaaatgctgaacctccaaagatatatcaacattatatatcaaaggatgaatggagtgcatttgtttccaaacgttctgacccggcgtttgtcgtaagtgattaatttattagcatttgtgttttattattcatattcgtagcgtattttaaatttttacacaattgcaattttttttttatatagaatattagtacggcaaatcgcgaacgggcaagcaacccaaaacacccatacaagaaatcacgtatgggatatgcacgccttgaacaacaaattgtaagtaattaaacatcacttttatataatgaagtaatttgtattataaactatagtgtgtaactaatttgtattattttgtttatgattttaacgaatagagaaaagacacccaagccgatcaacccttgggtcgtcatatattgtggaaggaagcgcgtgttaataaagaaggagtggttgataatgaaaatgtcaagaaagttgtagaactttgtgtaagtatattatcactttaatattttttaatattgtattttaaaaatgctattgaacttatctttttaatgttacatgtattttaggaaactattgaacaaagttctgaaactcaagagggcaacaaggatacgtgcagggacattcttgggaaagtgtttaatgtccctgagtattccggtcgagtgagggggaaaggatttggcgtaactcccaaaagcttttttcctcaagagaagcgccaaaaaccttccaacgaggaagtattagagaagctcagaatcttatcggagcaagtggcactcttggtgaatacgaataaagacaagcaacttccggttcagctccaacctgaaatacaaatggagagtgaaaccgggagttgcaacgtcggtttgaagagtattcccgaggtaattaattacttactacttacttgcttatgtaattacttatgtattaaacaaacttatatattaactgtacttatgttttaactattgatgtagggtgtcactacatgtgtcctatacttgtcctcgccgactcaacggaaggtgggaaaaggaatattgcacaa
Protein-coding sequences here:
- the LOC140919551 gene encoding uncharacterized protein, yielding MFVSYIGAVVRQNVPITIDNWRDKALKDAKDIIWNDIQTTFVLDEERKSYVLRVAGKIHRGFRSHLSNFYLKDREGNTNAEPPKIYQHYISKDEWSAFVSKRSDPAFVNISTANRERASNPKHPYKKSRMGYARLEQQIVSN